In Oryzihumus leptocrescens, the following are encoded in one genomic region:
- a CDS encoding DUF2469 domain-containing protein, giving the protein MSAEDLEKYETEMELQLYREYRDVVGLFSHVVETERRFYLANSVDVKVCNDGGDVYFDVTMADAWVWDVYRPARFVKNVRVVTFKDVNVEELAKSDLELPKEGGFSG; this is encoded by the coding sequence ATGAGTGCCGAGGACCTCGAGAAGTACGAGACCGAGATGGAGCTGCAGCTCTACCGGGAGTACCGCGACGTCGTCGGCCTCTTCTCCCACGTGGTGGAGACCGAGCGCCGGTTCTACCTCGCCAACTCCGTCGACGTGAAGGTGTGCAACGACGGCGGCGACGTCTACTTCGACGTGACCATGGCCGATGCCTGGGTGTGGGACGTCTACCGCCCGGCGCGGTTCGTCAAGAACGTGCGCGTCGTGACGTTCAAGGACGTCAACGTCGAGGAGCTGGCCAAGAGCGACCTCGAGCTGCCCAAGGAGGGCGGCTTCTCCGGCTGA
- a CDS encoding ribonuclease HII has product MAGATASRKPSLRVERELQRQGHRVLAGMDEVGRGALAGPVSVGVVVIDETCRTAPQGVKDSKLLSHLARERMVPKIERWARAHAVGHASPEEIDAIGIMAALRLAGTRALAALPVTPDLVILDGNHDWLTDPERVGLLGLLDDGTGPATPPVTTMVKADMKCSSVAAASVLAKVERDAIMVQLAAGSPAYSWELNKGYSAPEHLAALEQHGPCEHHRRSWRLPGVVPAQTGPEAAPVGDDEGSSTPPETVEMSVV; this is encoded by the coding sequence ATGGCCGGGGCGACCGCGAGCCGGAAGCCCTCACTGCGGGTCGAGCGCGAGCTGCAACGGCAGGGCCACCGCGTCCTGGCCGGCATGGACGAGGTCGGCCGGGGTGCGCTGGCCGGACCGGTCAGCGTGGGCGTCGTCGTCATCGACGAGACCTGTCGCACCGCGCCGCAGGGCGTCAAGGACTCCAAGCTGCTCAGCCACCTGGCCCGCGAGCGGATGGTGCCCAAGATCGAGCGCTGGGCCCGGGCCCATGCCGTGGGGCACGCCTCCCCGGAGGAGATCGACGCCATCGGCATCATGGCCGCGCTGCGGCTGGCCGGGACCCGGGCGCTGGCCGCCCTGCCCGTGACCCCCGACCTCGTCATCCTCGACGGCAACCACGACTGGCTCACCGACCCCGAGCGCGTCGGCCTGCTCGGCCTGCTCGACGACGGGACCGGTCCCGCCACCCCGCCGGTGACCACGATGGTCAAGGCGGACATGAAGTGCTCGTCGGTGGCCGCGGCCAGCGTGCTGGCCAAGGTCGAGCGTGACGCGATCATGGTGCAGCTCGCTGCCGGGTCCCCGGCATACAGCTGGGAGCTCAACAAGGGCTACTCCGCACCCGAGCACCTCGCCGCGCTGGAGCAGCACGGTCCCTGCGAGCACCACCGGCGGTCCTGGCGGCTGCCCGGCGTGGTGCCGGCGCAGACGGGCCCCGAGGCGGCCCCCGTGGGGGATGATGAGGGCAGCAGCACCCCGCCGGAGACCGTGGAGATGAGCGTCGTATGA
- the lepB gene encoding signal peptidase I, whose product MTGNPRPDLPEDVQEPMPHGPPGGTPVDRSGQVPADAPAPDAPAADVPAAGVPAAGVPAGAAHDDLEHDDELEHEETVYEIGPGDRRQGPGRAVLSAVKEAAIVVGMALVLSLVVKTWLMQAFYIPSGSMENTLVNGDRVIVSKLTPGPFALQRGDVVVFEDPANWLGEPVPVQRGPVGAAVHNTLTFVGLLPTDEGNHLIKRVIGLPGDHVVCCDDQHRITVNGAPLNEPYIKPGDEPSRQEFDITVPAGRVWVMGDHRSDSSDSRFHDNGDGGKTGSVPESKIVGRALSVVWPVADWSWLSRPTATFAKVPPPQTTASGH is encoded by the coding sequence GTGACAGGGAACCCTCGCCCCGACCTGCCCGAGGACGTCCAGGAGCCCATGCCCCACGGTCCGCCCGGAGGCACACCCGTCGACCGCTCCGGGCAGGTGCCGGCCGACGCGCCCGCACCGGACGCGCCCGCGGCTGACGTGCCGGCGGCCGGAGTGCCGGCGGCCGGAGTGCCGGCAGGCGCGGCCCACGACGACCTGGAGCACGACGACGAGCTCGAGCACGAGGAGACCGTCTACGAGATCGGCCCCGGTGACCGGCGGCAGGGTCCCGGACGCGCCGTGCTCTCCGCGGTCAAGGAGGCCGCGATCGTCGTCGGCATGGCCCTGGTCCTGTCCCTGGTGGTCAAGACCTGGCTGATGCAGGCGTTCTACATCCCCTCCGGGTCGATGGAGAACACCCTCGTCAACGGCGACCGCGTCATCGTCAGCAAGCTCACGCCGGGGCCGTTCGCCCTCCAGCGCGGCGACGTCGTCGTCTTCGAGGACCCGGCCAACTGGCTCGGCGAGCCGGTGCCGGTGCAGCGCGGGCCGGTCGGTGCCGCCGTCCACAACACCCTGACCTTCGTGGGCCTGCTGCCCACCGACGAGGGCAACCACCTCATCAAGCGGGTCATCGGGCTGCCCGGCGACCACGTGGTGTGCTGCGACGACCAGCACCGGATCACCGTCAACGGCGCGCCGCTGAACGAGCCCTACATCAAGCCGGGCGACGAGCCGAGCCGGCAGGAGTTCGACATCACCGTGCCCGCCGGACGGGTGTGGGTGATGGGCGACCACCGCTCCGACTCCTCCGACTCCCGGTTCCACGACAACGGCGACGGCGGCAAGACCGGGTCGGTGCCCGAGTCCAAGATCGTCGGGCGGGCCCTGTCCGTGGTCTGGCCCGTCGCAGACTGGTCCTGGCTGAGCCGGCCCACGGCCACGTTCGCCAAGGTGCCGCCGCCGCAGACCACCGCCTCGGGGCACTGA
- the lepB gene encoding signal peptidase I encodes MNPGPPTAPADTTTTPAGREVAPRHATRLRWLVVVVVALLVTLVVRGFLVQSFYVPSASMQPTLQPGDRIMVTRLGTVHRGDVVVFDGSTTFAAGGSTGPAPTGLVTKVVSGAASLLSVQTHESDYVKRVVGVAGDHVVCCDAQGALRVNGVAVHEPYLYPGDKPSDLTFDVTVPAGHIWVMGDHRSDSADSRAHLGDPGGGMVRLDDVIGRAALVYWPLGRTATLSSPGELAGIPAAQGQR; translated from the coding sequence ATGAACCCCGGACCGCCCACGGCACCTGCCGACACGACGACGACCCCCGCTGGGCGGGAGGTCGCGCCACGTCACGCCACGCGACTGCGCTGGCTGGTCGTGGTCGTCGTCGCGCTGCTGGTGACGCTGGTGGTCCGGGGTTTTCTCGTCCAGTCGTTCTACGTGCCGTCCGCCTCGATGCAGCCCACGCTGCAGCCCGGTGACCGGATCATGGTGACCAGGCTGGGGACCGTGCACCGGGGGGACGTCGTCGTGTTCGACGGCAGCACCACGTTCGCCGCCGGCGGCTCCACCGGGCCGGCGCCGACCGGCCTGGTCACCAAGGTCGTGAGCGGCGCGGCCTCGCTGCTGTCGGTCCAGACGCACGAGAGCGACTACGTCAAGCGGGTCGTCGGCGTCGCCGGCGACCACGTCGTCTGCTGTGACGCCCAGGGGGCCCTGCGCGTCAACGGGGTGGCCGTGCACGAGCCCTACCTCTACCCCGGTGACAAGCCCAGTGACCTGACCTTCGACGTCACCGTCCCGGCGGGGCACATCTGGGTCATGGGTGACCACCGCAGCGACTCGGCAGACTCACGCGCCCACCTGGGCGACCCCGGAGGAGGAATGGTGCGGCTGGATGACGTGATCGGGCGAGCGGCGCTCGTGTACTGGCCCCTGGGCCGGACGGCGACGCTGAGCTCGCCCGGCGAGCTCGCCGGCATCCCGGCTGCCCAGGGCCAGCGGTGA
- the rplS gene encoding 50S ribosomal protein L19, which translates to MHQLDAIDQTSLRDDVPAFRAGDTLKVHVKVVEGNRSRVQVFQGVVIRRHGRGVGETFTVRKVSFGVGVERTFPVHTPIIDKIEVMTRGDVRRAKLYYLRDLRGKAAKIKEKRETTPAR; encoded by the coding sequence ATGCACCAGCTCGACGCCATCGACCAGACGAGCCTCCGCGACGACGTCCCGGCCTTCCGCGCCGGTGACACCCTCAAGGTCCACGTCAAGGTCGTCGAGGGCAACCGCTCGCGTGTCCAGGTCTTCCAGGGTGTCGTCATCCGCCGCCACGGCCGCGGCGTCGGCGAGACCTTCACCGTCCGCAAGGTCAGCTTCGGTGTCGGCGTGGAGCGCACCTTCCCGGTGCACACCCCGATCATCGACAAGATCGAGGTCATGACCCGCGGTGACGTCCGTCGCGCCAAGCTGTACTACCTGCGCGACCTGCGCGGCAAGGCCGCCAAGATCAAGGAGAAGCGCGAGACGACCCCGGCCCGCTGA
- the trmD gene encoding tRNA (guanosine(37)-N1)-methyltransferase TrmD, which produces MRLDVVSIFPDYLAPLDLSLIGKARREGLVDLHVHDLRDFTHDRHRTVDDTPYGGGAGMVMRPEPWGEALDHVVAAGAAAVGGGVPHLVVPGPGGRPFTQELARELAQQPWLAFACGRYEGIDERVYDEAREHMPVSVLSLGDYVLNGGEVAVLAMVEAIARLIPGVIGNAESLVEESHEDGLLEYPVYTKPPVWRGRGIPEVLLSGHHGQIARWRRDERLRRTAQRRPDMLAALDPAALDERDRAVLTEAAGGFQSGPSAVAD; this is translated from the coding sequence ATGCGCCTGGACGTCGTCTCGATCTTCCCCGACTACCTGGCGCCGCTGGACCTGTCGCTGATCGGCAAGGCCCGCCGGGAGGGACTGGTCGACCTGCACGTGCACGACCTGCGCGACTTCACCCACGACCGGCACCGCACGGTCGACGACACGCCGTACGGCGGCGGCGCCGGCATGGTCATGCGGCCCGAGCCGTGGGGCGAGGCGCTGGACCACGTCGTCGCCGCCGGGGCCGCGGCGGTCGGCGGGGGAGTGCCGCACCTGGTCGTGCCGGGCCCCGGCGGCCGGCCGTTCACCCAGGAGCTGGCCCGCGAGCTCGCGCAGCAGCCCTGGCTCGCCTTCGCCTGCGGGCGCTACGAGGGCATCGACGAGCGCGTCTACGACGAGGCGCGCGAGCACATGCCGGTCAGCGTGCTGTCCCTCGGCGACTACGTCCTCAACGGCGGCGAGGTCGCCGTGCTGGCCATGGTCGAGGCGATCGCCCGCCTCATCCCCGGCGTGATCGGCAACGCCGAGTCCCTCGTCGAGGAGTCGCACGAGGACGGCCTGCTGGAGTACCCCGTCTACACCAAGCCCCCGGTGTGGCGCGGGCGCGGCATACCGGAGGTGCTGCTGTCCGGGCACCACGGCCAGATCGCGCGCTGGCGCCGTGACGAGCGGCTGCGGCGCACCGCGCAGCGGCGCCCGGACATGCTCGCCGCGCTCGACCCCGCCGCCCTGGACGAGCGGGATCGGGCCGTGCTCACCGAGGCCGCCGGCGGATTTCAGTCCGGGCCGTCCGCTGTGGCAGACTGA
- the rimM gene encoding ribosome maturation factor RimM (Essential for efficient processing of 16S rRNA), with translation MDVVVARIGKAHGLRGEVTVEVRTDAPQERFVVGRSFTTDPAQAGPLRLRSVRDHNGITLLGFEEATDRTAAEALRGTLLVADVEEDEDDENAWYEKDLVGLRVLTVAGEEVGEVAGVDSRPAQDLLVVRLASGREALVPFVEALVPEVDVEGGRVVIDPPAGLLELDEG, from the coding sequence ATGGACGTCGTGGTGGCACGTATCGGCAAGGCGCACGGGCTGCGCGGAGAGGTGACCGTGGAGGTGCGCACGGACGCGCCGCAGGAGCGGTTCGTCGTGGGCAGGTCGTTCACCACCGACCCGGCACAGGCCGGCCCGCTGCGCCTGCGCAGCGTCCGAGACCACAACGGCATCACCCTGCTCGGCTTCGAGGAGGCGACTGACCGCACGGCCGCCGAAGCGCTGCGCGGGACGCTGCTCGTCGCCGACGTCGAGGAGGACGAGGACGACGAGAACGCGTGGTACGAGAAGGACCTCGTCGGGCTGCGCGTCCTGACCGTCGCCGGCGAGGAGGTCGGCGAGGTCGCCGGCGTCGACAGCCGGCCCGCGCAGGACCTGCTCGTCGTGCGGCTCGCGAGCGGACGCGAGGCGCTGGTGCCGTTCGTCGAGGCCCTGGTGCCCGAGGTCGACGTCGAGGGCGGCCGGGTCGTCATCGACCCGCCGGCCGGGCTGCTCGAGCTGGACGAGGGCTGA
- a CDS encoding MarR family winged helix-turn-helix transcriptional regulator, giving the protein MAEAPGMVESSSRALHEQLQRIYVLLDDGDRRALRGAGVSPTQYTLLRHLAASPSDALTISRLAEVLLCTRGNATRLVRRLVEHGLVCTRGDESDLRVVLVSLTEEGRRRLGIAERALDKANHRRFSGLSEQECSALHDLTQTVADVLGKDLENHP; this is encoded by the coding sequence ATGGCGGAGGCACCCGGGATGGTCGAGAGCTCGAGCAGGGCCCTGCACGAACAGCTGCAACGCATCTACGTCCTGCTCGACGACGGAGACCGTCGGGCCCTGCGCGGGGCGGGGGTGAGCCCGACGCAGTACACCCTGCTGCGCCACCTCGCGGCCTCCCCCTCCGACGCCCTGACCATCAGCCGCCTCGCGGAGGTGCTGCTGTGCACGCGGGGCAACGCGACCCGCCTGGTGCGCCGACTGGTCGAGCACGGCCTGGTCTGCACCCGCGGCGACGAGTCCGACCTGCGGGTCGTCCTGGTCTCCCTCACCGAGGAGGGCCGGCGCCGCCTCGGCATCGCCGAGCGGGCCCTGGACAAGGCCAACCACCGCCGGTTCAGCGGCCTGAGCGAGCAGGAGTGCTCGGCCCTGCACGACCTGACCCAGACCGTCGCCGACGTCCTCGGCAAGGACCTGGAGAACCACCCGTGA
- a CDS encoding alpha-amylase family glycosyl hydrolase, which translates to MSAFARRHLGVLAVTCGLLATPALLPTAHADAPVTNRASLKQDLCYQVVTDRFADGNTSNDDPAKSPGMYDATKTNWKLYWGGDFAGIQQHLQYLKDLGVTAIWMSPHVDNIDKPAVYNGVPNAGYHGYWTRDFKRPEEHFGTLAEFDSLISAAHSMGIKVIMDWAPNHTSPADPANPSFAEGGALYDDGVLKGTAVNDTSGYFHHNGGISNYDDRYEVQYKNLADLADLDQQNGTVNSLLKTDANYWMSRGVDGIRMDAVKHMSSGWQRSFADNVLASKDAFLYGEWYLGSKTDPLYADNVRFANDSGISVLDFYLNIAMRETFGSGAPMSNLDAAIARTGTDYTYKENLVTFLDNHDMSRFLTLKNDTTALHDALAFMLTVRGTPCLYYGTEQYLHNDTSGGGDPWNRPQMPGFGETTTAFKEIQKLSALRQNQPALAWGTHQQRWINNDVYVYERRFNNDTVLVAINKSGAAYPIAGLNTALPAGSYTDQLGGLLGGQSITVGSGTGGNNPVTSFTLGGGQVAVWSYKGPEPSSPTIGSAAPTLTRAGNTITVEGRGFGTSGTLKVGGVTASVSSWGANRVTATVPSGTPAGIQQVTVTTSGGTSNGYALKVLSGAQVPVTFTVTNATPTNPGDNIYISGSIPELGSWSTDRNTAVGPLLTPNYPNWFGVASVPACTTFQYKFLKIAADGTATWENGANHTDTAPCSGTSATTVAWQY; encoded by the coding sequence GTGAGCGCCTTCGCCCGCCGCCACCTCGGCGTGCTGGCCGTCACCTGCGGCCTGCTGGCCACCCCGGCCCTCCTCCCGACCGCGCACGCCGACGCCCCGGTCACCAACCGCGCCAGCCTCAAGCAGGACCTGTGCTACCAGGTGGTGACCGACCGGTTCGCCGACGGCAACACCAGCAACGACGACCCGGCCAAGAGCCCGGGGATGTACGACGCCACGAAGACGAACTGGAAGCTCTACTGGGGCGGGGACTTCGCCGGCATCCAGCAGCACCTGCAGTACCTCAAGGACCTCGGCGTCACCGCGATCTGGATGTCCCCGCACGTGGACAACATCGACAAGCCGGCCGTCTACAACGGCGTCCCCAACGCCGGCTACCACGGCTACTGGACCCGCGACTTCAAGCGCCCCGAGGAGCACTTCGGCACCCTCGCCGAGTTCGACTCGCTCATCAGCGCGGCCCACTCCATGGGCATCAAGGTGATCATGGACTGGGCGCCCAACCACACCAGCCCGGCCGACCCGGCCAACCCCTCCTTCGCCGAGGGCGGGGCGCTCTACGACGACGGCGTGCTCAAGGGCACCGCGGTCAACGACACGAGTGGCTACTTCCACCACAACGGCGGCATCAGCAACTACGACGACCGCTACGAGGTGCAGTACAAGAACCTCGCCGACCTCGCCGACCTCGACCAGCAGAACGGCACGGTCAACTCCCTCCTCAAGACCGACGCGAACTACTGGATGAGCCGCGGGGTCGACGGCATCCGCATGGACGCCGTGAAGCACATGTCCAGCGGGTGGCAGCGCTCCTTCGCCGACAACGTCCTGGCGAGCAAGGACGCCTTCCTCTACGGCGAGTGGTACCTCGGGTCCAAGACCGACCCGCTGTATGCCGACAACGTCCGCTTCGCCAACGACAGCGGCATCTCGGTGCTGGACTTCTACCTCAACATCGCCATGCGCGAGACGTTCGGCTCCGGCGCCCCGATGTCCAACCTCGACGCGGCGATCGCCAGGACGGGGACGGACTACACCTACAAGGAGAACCTGGTCACCTTCCTGGACAACCACGACATGTCCCGGTTCCTGACCCTGAAGAACGACACGACCGCGCTGCACGACGCGCTGGCGTTCATGCTCACCGTCCGCGGCACGCCGTGCCTCTACTACGGCACCGAGCAGTACCTGCACAACGACACCAGCGGCGGCGGGGACCCGTGGAACCGGCCTCAGATGCCGGGGTTCGGCGAGACGACCACGGCGTTCAAGGAGATCCAGAAGCTGTCCGCGCTGCGCCAGAACCAGCCGGCGCTGGCCTGGGGCACCCACCAGCAGCGGTGGATCAACAACGACGTCTACGTCTACGAGCGCCGGTTCAACAACGACACCGTGCTCGTCGCGATCAACAAGTCCGGCGCGGCCTACCCGATCGCCGGGCTCAACACCGCCCTGCCCGCGGGCAGCTACACCGACCAGCTCGGCGGCCTGCTGGGCGGGCAGTCGATCACCGTCGGCAGCGGCACCGGCGGCAACAACCCGGTGACCTCCTTCACCCTCGGCGGCGGCCAGGTCGCGGTGTGGTCGTACAAGGGGCCCGAGCCCTCCTCCCCCACGATCGGCAGCGCCGCGCCCACGCTCACCCGGGCCGGCAACACGATCACCGTCGAGGGCCGCGGGTTCGGCACCTCGGGCACGCTCAAGGTCGGCGGGGTGACGGCGTCGGTCTCCAGCTGGGGCGCCAACCGGGTCACCGCAACGGTGCCGTCAGGCACCCCGGCGGGGATCCAGCAGGTCACGGTGACCACGAGCGGCGGCACCAGCAACGGCTACGCGCTCAAGGTGCTCTCCGGGGCGCAGGTACCGGTGACGTTCACGGTCACCAACGCCACGCCGACCAACCCCGGGGACAACATCTACATCAGCGGCAGCATCCCCGAGCTCGGCAGCTGGTCGACCGACCGCAACACCGCCGTCGGCCCGCTCCTGACGCCCAACTACCCGAACTGGTTCGGCGTCGCCAGCGTCCCCGCGTGCACGACGTTCCAGTACAAGTTCCTCAAGATCGCCGCCGACGGCACGGCCACCTGGGAGAACGGCGCCAACCACACCGACACCGCGCCGTGCTCCGGCACCAGCGCGACCACGGTCGCCTGGCAGTACTGA
- a CDS encoding RNA-binding protein, translated as MLEEALEHLVKGIVDHEDEVAVRRKELRRGEVLEVRVHPDDLGRVIGRSGRTASALRTVMGALAGGQPVRVDIVDTDRQR; from the coding sequence GTGCTCGAGGAGGCGCTCGAGCACCTCGTCAAGGGCATCGTCGACCACGAGGACGAGGTCGCCGTCCGGCGCAAGGAGCTGCGCCGCGGTGAGGTCCTCGAGGTCCGCGTCCACCCGGACGACCTCGGCCGCGTGATCGGTCGGTCCGGCCGCACCGCCAGCGCCCTGCGCACCGTCATGGGTGCGCTCGCCGGTGGCCAGCCGGTCCGCGTCGACATCGTCGACACCGACCGTCAGCGCTGA
- the rpsP gene encoding 30S ribosomal protein S16 — protein sequence MAVKIRLKRMGKIRAPFYRVVVMDSRAKRDGRAIEEIGKYHPTEEPSLIEIDSERAQHWLSVGAQPTEQVEKLLKITGDWQKFKGEPGAEGTLKVKEAKPSKKDLYEAAIAAAGKAEESGSAATTPKKKAAKKADEAPAEVPAAEEAAADETAKAEA from the coding sequence GTGGCCGTCAAGATTCGTCTGAAGCGCATGGGCAAGATCCGTGCACCGTTCTACCGCGTCGTCGTCATGGACTCCCGCGCCAAGCGCGATGGTCGTGCGATCGAGGAGATCGGCAAGTACCACCCCACCGAGGAGCCCTCGCTCATCGAGATCGACTCCGAGCGGGCCCAGCACTGGCTCTCCGTCGGCGCCCAGCCGACCGAGCAGGTCGAGAAGCTGCTGAAGATCACCGGCGACTGGCAGAAGTTCAAGGGTGAGCCGGGCGCCGAGGGCACCCTCAAGGTCAAGGAGGCCAAGCCCTCCAAGAAGGACCTCTACGAGGCCGCCATCGCCGCTGCCGGCAAGGCCGAGGAGAGCGGCTCCGCCGCCACCACGCCGAAGAAGAAGGCCGCCAAGAAGGCTGACGAGGCGCCCGCCGAGGTCCCCGCCGCCGAGGAGGCCGCTGCCGACGAGACCGCGAAGGCCGAGGCCTGA
- a CDS encoding RrF2 family transcriptional regulator: MDISAKTDYAIRALLALAERPGGPVSVEVLASAQTLPKKFLEAILSDLRRAGIVTSQRGASGGYTLARPAAEITLGEVFRVVDGPLAEVRGLRPHETAYEGVAKHLPVVWVAVRASLRRVLDETSLEQLRTGALPEQVRELATDPGAWQNR, from the coding sequence GTGGACATCTCCGCCAAGACCGACTACGCGATCCGGGCGCTGCTCGCGCTGGCCGAGCGCCCCGGCGGCCCCGTGTCGGTCGAGGTGCTGGCCTCCGCCCAGACGCTGCCGAAGAAGTTCCTCGAGGCGATCCTGTCCGACCTGCGCCGGGCCGGCATCGTGACCAGCCAGCGCGGTGCCTCCGGCGGCTACACCCTGGCCCGGCCGGCCGCCGAGATCACCCTCGGCGAGGTGTTCCGGGTCGTGGACGGGCCGCTCGCGGAGGTGCGCGGCCTGCGGCCGCACGAGACGGCATACGAGGGGGTGGCCAAGCACCTGCCCGTGGTCTGGGTGGCCGTGCGCGCCAGCCTGCGCCGCGTCCTGGACGAGACCAGCCTGGAGCAGCTGCGCACCGGCGCGCTGCCCGAGCAAGTGCGCGAGCTGGCCACCGACCCGGGGGCGTGGCAGAACCGCTGA
- a CDS encoding ABC transporter permease yields MALEVTERLPGRDNTELRGLDALDLGGSHQRSRRVWQAAWPKLAAIVLALGAWQAVVLSGWKPSYLLPGPLPVFRELGHQVTTGDFWKAVSITMTRGLVGFAIAAVIGLVLGVVVSRSRVLRAAIGSLITGLQTMPSIAWFPLAILLFQLSEQAILFVILIGAVPSIANGVIGGVDYVPPLLLRAGRNIGASGLSLYRHVVLPAALPSIVSGLKQGWAFAWRSLLAGELLVSIANRPSLGVFLTQSRELGDTTYMIALMIAILAIGIAVDAVFASVDTGLRRRRGVTA; encoded by the coding sequence CGACCTCGGTGGCTCGCACCAGCGCAGCCGCCGGGTCTGGCAGGCGGCCTGGCCCAAGCTCGCCGCCATCGTGCTGGCCCTCGGCGCCTGGCAGGCCGTCGTGCTCAGCGGCTGGAAGCCGAGCTACCTGCTGCCCGGTCCGCTCCCGGTGTTCCGCGAGCTCGGACACCAGGTCACCACCGGGGACTTCTGGAAGGCCGTCTCGATCACCATGACGCGCGGCCTCGTCGGCTTCGCGATCGCCGCCGTGATCGGCCTCGTGCTCGGTGTCGTGGTCTCGCGCTCGCGGGTGCTGCGTGCGGCGATCGGGTCGCTCATCACCGGGCTGCAGACCATGCCCTCGATCGCGTGGTTCCCGCTGGCGATCCTGCTGTTCCAGCTCTCCGAGCAGGCGATCCTGTTCGTCATCCTCATCGGCGCGGTGCCCTCGATCGCCAACGGCGTCATCGGGGGAGTGGACTACGTGCCCCCGCTGCTGCTTCGGGCCGGGCGCAACATCGGTGCCAGCGGGCTGTCCCTCTACCGTCACGTGGTGCTGCCGGCGGCTCTGCCGAGCATCGTCTCCGGCCTGAAGCAGGGCTGGGCCTTCGCCTGGCGCTCGCTGCTGGCCGGCGAGCTGCTGGTCTCGATCGCCAACCGCCCGAGCCTGGGGGTCTTCCTCACCCAGAGCCGCGAGCTCGGCGACACGACGTACATGATCGCGCTGATGATCGCCATCCTCGCGATCGGCATCGCCGTCGACGCGGTCTTCGCCTCGGTCGACACCGGCCTGCGCCGACGCCGCGGGGTCACTGCCTGA